The Bacteroidales bacterium DNA window TTATAAGTTTGTTTATCTTTAAGTCAAAAAAATAACGAATATCGATTAACGAATAATGAATCAAGATGTTGAAAGTATTGAAACTGCACAGAAAAATCAAAAATCATAAATAATTCAATCACAAATAAATCAAAAATCGTTAATCAGTGTTCGGTGTTCGATATTCAAAAAAGATGAATGAAAAAGACCGGAAAGTATAACAAATATATAATTACATTTAAAACAACGTCATGCTAAACCATAGCCTTTAACAAATATCCCTAATCAGTTTAGAATTTCAAAGATAATTTTACTCCAACAGGGTAGTATTTGTTTTGCCTGTTAACTATCAAATGTTTTGGGTCAACAACAATCGGTTCTACTTTAAGCGAAAGATCATCGCCAATATCATAATCGAATAAATGTGCATCAACACTGGCATCAACAATATTTAACAAATATAAAAATACAATACCAATATAATTCAAATCACGATATCGTCTCCATTCATCTCTTAGTTTTTTTAACTGATCGTTTGTTGCCATAGGATAAATATCCATTGTTGTGCTATCATCATCAATTCGTAAATTATATGCTTTCAGCCATTTTTGATATTCAATATCGTTATATTTTATAAAAAATATAAGTGTTCCGAAACCACCATAAATTAAAGGTGCCTTCCAGTATTGTTGATTATAAATTTGTCCGGAACCCGGTATTACGGCAGACATTATAGAAGCTAACTTAGGATTGTGTTTTTTGATTTTTATTGAATCTTTTGATATTTTATTATCATTTTGGGCATATAATAATGAGGTATTATACAATATCATAAGAACTAATACATTTAAAAAAAATAGCCTCACTTTATTTTGTGTTTTTTGAATTAATTATTAAAAAATATGGTTTAGTTAGTGTGTATAAGAAAACTCTTGTTTTTTTAAGTGGCTTTTAAGAAAGCGTCAAGAACAAGGCTTTCGATGTCTTGAAAATATGGAGTTTACTATAGTAATTGACTTGTTTTCAAGACAAGAGTAACGCAGTTATTGGCGTTTTCTTAGAGCCACTAGTTGCCAAGTTTATCCATAATACCAATAATTCTTTCAAGGTCTTCATTAGAGCTAAAAGGAATAATTATTTTACCTTTTCCTTTATCAGATACTGATAAATCAATTTTACAATTAAAATAATTTGAGAGATGTTCCTTAAGTTGTTGATATTCTTTAGAAATATTCAGTTTAGTTGGTTTCTTTTCTGTTATTTCAGGCGGATTGTTAACTATTTTGGCAAGTTCTTCAACTTTTCTTACTGAGAGGTCTTTTGCAATTATTTGTTTATATATACTTAACTGGATTTTTGGGTCATCAATACTCACAATTGCTCTGGCATGTCCCATAAAAATATCTGCATTTCTTATTCCAAGCTGGATTTCAGCAGGTAGTTTAAGAAGCCGCAAATAATTTGTTATGGTTGATCTTTTTTTACTAACACGGTTGCTAAGATTTTCCTGTGTAAGATCGCATTCATCAATAAGTCTTTGATAACTAATAGCAACTTCTATTGAATCAAGGTCTTCGCGTTGAATATTTTCAACAAGTGACATTTCGAGCATACCCTGATCATTTGCCGTTCTTATGTATGCGGGGATTTTTTTTAGTCCTGCTATTTTTGAAGCTCTGTATCTTCTTTCGCCAGCAATAAGCTGATAATTACCATCTTTTGTTTTCCTTACTGTAACAGGTTGAATAATTCCGAGTTCTTTAATTGAAGCAGCTAATTCTTGTAATCCTTCTTCGTCAAATTTCTCACGAGGTTGAAAAGGGTTTACTATAATTTGTTCAATTTCTATTTCATTTATTGATGATGTTCTGACACTTGGGAAATTTGTATCGTCAATTAAAGCTCCAAGCCCTTTTCCTAATGCTGGTTTTTTTACTGCCATGTATTATTTTAGTTATAATATTATTCAATAATTTTTTCTGATTCTTTAATAACTGTCATATCGTTTTTTTGTAACAATTCACGTGCAAGGTTAAGATAGTTAATAGCTCCGTTTGAATTTGCATCATGCAATACTATTGGAGTACCATAGCTAGGAGCTTCACTTAATTTAACATTTCTTTGAATAATAGTTTCAAAAACCATTTGATGAAAATGTTTTCTTACCTCTTCAACAACTTGATTTGATAATCGTAACCGTGAATCATACATAGTAAGCAGAAATCCTTCAATTTCAAGCTCAGGATTCAGGCGGTTCTGAATGATTTTTATAGTACTTAATAATTTACCTAATCCTTCAAGGGCTAAATATTCACACTGAACGGGAATTATTACCGAATCGGCTGCTGTTAATGCATTTATTGTTATTAATCCTAATGATGGAGAACAATCAATTAAAATAATGTCGTAATCATTTTTAACTTTATCAATAACATGTTTCATCATTTTTTCCCTGTTGGGAAGATTTAATATCTCAATTTCAGCTCCAACTAAATCAATATGAGAAGGAATTATATCCATACCTTCCATTTCAGTATTAAGAATAATATCCCTTGGGTTAACTTCATTTATTATTGATTCGTAAATGCTTGTTTTAATATTTTTTGTATCAAAGCCAAAACTTGTTGTAGCATTTGCTTGAGGATCAGCATCAACTAATAATATTTTTTTTTCAAGGATAGATAAACTTGCAGCTAAATTTATAGCTGTTGTGGTTTTCCCAACTCCGCCTTTTTGATTTGCTATAGCGATAACTTTTGCCATATTTAATATTATTTATATAAGATATATATTTTTTTATTTTAAAAATTGGAATACAAAAATAGTAACCAATTTTTCAATAATATATTATAAGCAACATTATTTTATTCTTTTAATCAATTATTTATATAACTAATTAAAAATCAGACAAATAATTTATTAACAATTTGTATAAAACAAGTTGAAAAAAGTGTTGCAATTTAATTAAAATTATTTTAATAACTAATTTAACCTGTTCATGATTTTATTTCGTTATATTTTATGTTTTAATATTTTATCATTACTGGATATTTAATTCAATTTTCAGATTTTATAGACAAACTCTTATTATAATATTATAAAACATATTATTCCTTT harbors:
- a CDS encoding ParB/RepB/Spo0J family partition protein — protein: MAVKKPALGKGLGALIDDTNFPSVRTSSINEIEIEQIIVNPFQPREKFDEEGLQELAASIKELGIIQPVTVRKTKDGNYQLIAGERRYRASKIAGLKKIPAYIRTANDQGMLEMSLVENIQREDLDSIEVAISYQRLIDECDLTQENLSNRVSKKRSTITNYLRLLKLPAEIQLGIRNADIFMGHARAIVSIDDPKIQLSIYKQIIAKDLSVRKVEELAKIVNNPPEITEKKPTKLNISKEYQQLKEHLSNYFNCKIDLSVSDKGKGKIIIPFSSNEDLERIIGIMDKLGN
- a CDS encoding ParA family protein; this encodes MAKVIAIANQKGGVGKTTTAINLAASLSILEKKILLVDADPQANATTSFGFDTKNIKTSIYESIINEVNPRDIILNTEMEGMDIIPSHIDLVGAEIEILNLPNREKMMKHVIDKVKNDYDIILIDCSPSLGLITINALTAADSVIIPVQCEYLALEGLGKLLSTIKIIQNRLNPELEIEGFLLTMYDSRLRLSNQVVEEVRKHFHQMVFETIIQRNVKLSEAPSYGTPIVLHDANSNGAINYLNLARELLQKNDMTVIKESEKIIE